The Elusimicrobiota bacterium genome includes a region encoding these proteins:
- a CDS encoding response regulator, producing MSQQLDILIVEDNVVYAQLLQEFLTGINYKVACLYEGNNVIPVVEQQRPKVIILDIMLPGTDGLKLCREIKSRQELSKIKIIIHSAKFYVSDQEKAVLAGADGFLDKSTDIQVVVEKIRGFLDAKFNISFYGVRGSIPTPGKDNVKYGGNTPCVMIDSDNEDSALILDAGSGIRELGLELMKSGTKHNLYILITHPHWDHIQGIPFFVPLYSPKHMVKFYGADQPEKSFKDILALQMDSVFFPVPISYLQAKIDMESLIQGDYEIGGYKVKTVYLLHPGTTMGYIIQKGETRFGYITDNELGIDKNSDNKLIEYCEGMDLLIHDAQFTDEEYQNKRGWGHSKYKDVIDLAVNAKVKKLCLYHYDPLHNDKFMDDLLIKAKEYAAGKSIDIFLPKENESFSI from the coding sequence ATGAGCCAGCAGCTTGATATACTTATAGTCGAAGATAATGTGGTATACGCACAGTTGTTGCAAGAATTTCTTACCGGAATAAATTATAAAGTTGCGTGTTTGTATGAAGGGAATAATGTTATTCCTGTTGTTGAACAGCAACGGCCTAAAGTTATTATTCTCGACATTATGCTTCCCGGTACCGATGGGTTAAAACTGTGCCGCGAGATTAAATCACGGCAAGAGCTCAGTAAGATTAAGATCATTATCCATAGCGCAAAGTTTTATGTGTCCGACCAGGAGAAAGCGGTGCTTGCCGGGGCAGATGGTTTTCTTGATAAAAGTACGGATATACAGGTTGTAGTAGAAAAAATCAGGGGATTTCTTGATGCTAAGTTCAACATAAGCTTTTACGGTGTGCGTGGGTCAATCCCGACCCCGGGGAAAGATAATGTTAAGTATGGCGGTAATACTCCTTGTGTGATGATAGATTCGGATAATGAAGACAGCGCGTTGATACTCGATGCGGGAAGCGGGATACGTGAGCTTGGGTTAGAGCTTATGAAATCAGGGACAAAGCATAATCTTTATATACTAATCACGCATCCGCATTGGGACCATATACAAGGCATACCATTTTTTGTGCCGTTATACAGCCCAAAGCATATGGTAAAGTTTTACGGTGCGGACCAGCCGGAGAAAAGTTTTAAGGATATACTTGCGTTGCAGATGGACAGTGTATTTTTCCCAGTGCCGATCTCATATTTACAGGCAAAGATTGATATGGAATCGCTTATCCAGGGTGATTATGAAATTGGGGGGTATAAGGTAAAGACCGTATATCTTCTGCATCCGGGTACAACAATGGGGTATATCATCCAAAAAGGTGAAACCAGATTCGGGTATATTACTGATAACGAATTGGGGATTGACAAGAATTCGGATAATAAACTTATCGAGTATTGCGAAGGCATGGATTTGTTGATACATGACGCGCAGTTTACAGATGAAGAGTATCAAAATAAACGCGGGTGGGGGCATTCTAAGTATAAGGATGTGATAGACCTCGCGGTTAATGCAAAAGTTAAAAAGTTGTGTCTCTATCACTACGACCCGTTGCATAACGATAAATTTATGGATGACCTGCTGATTAAAGCAAAAGAGTATGCTGCCGGCAAGAGTATTGACATATTTTTACCGAAAGAAAATGAGTCGTTTAGTATATAG
- a CDS encoding 4Fe-4S binding protein has product MIPQKYFRSVIQSIAFVIQNLSFGFIKTHGIYQGPVKHLCGPSLHCLSCPSAVMSCPVGMIQFFLANIRYGLKNNVYQFGGYVVGYLGIIGLAVGRMPCGWVCPFGWLQDLMGNNKLFKIRLPVWMREVKYGVLLIMVVLLPFIGLDLKGFEVIGTPWYCKYLCPAGTLEAGIPLALINPDIRSATGMLFFWKLEVLVVILSLVLFTNRFFCRVLCPLGAFYGIFNPISLYQQKVDYDKCTKCNACYRKCPMGLKIYETPKHHDCLRCLECKNVCKFGAVSYEFLGYRSSHEYPDKVSKAAANPQ; this is encoded by the coding sequence GTGATACCACAAAAGTATTTCCGTTCAGTTATACAATCCATCGCGTTTGTCATTCAAAACTTAAGTTTTGGGTTTATTAAAACCCATGGGATTTATCAGGGGCCGGTAAAACATTTATGTGGCCCGAGCCTTCATTGCTTATCCTGCCCGTCAGCAGTGATGAGTTGTCCCGTCGGAATGATACAGTTTTTTTTGGCAAATATACGTTATGGGTTAAAGAATAATGTTTATCAGTTCGGCGGGTATGTCGTAGGTTACCTCGGAATAATCGGGTTGGCAGTTGGGCGGATGCCGTGCGGATGGGTGTGCCCGTTTGGGTGGTTGCAGGATTTGATGGGTAATAATAAATTATTCAAGATACGGTTACCGGTATGGATGAGAGAAGTTAAGTACGGGGTGCTGCTTATAATGGTTGTGTTATTGCCGTTTATTGGACTGGACTTAAAAGGGTTTGAAGTTATTGGCACACCATGGTATTGTAAATACCTTTGTCCTGCTGGGACGTTGGAAGCTGGGATTCCACTGGCATTGATCAATCCTGATATAAGGTCAGCAACGGGTATGTTGTTTTTCTGGAAACTAGAAGTTTTAGTTGTAATATTATCATTGGTATTGTTTACAAACCGGTTTTTTTGCCGTGTACTATGCCCGCTGGGAGCGTTCTATGGTATTTTTAATCCAATAAGTTTGTACCAACAAAAAGTTGACTATGATAAATGTACGAAATGTAATGCGTGTTACCGCAAATGCCCGATGGGCTTAAAAATATATGAAACTCCTAAACACCATGATTGTTTACGTTGTCTTGAATGCAAGAACGTATGTAAGTTCGGTGCGGTAAGCTACGAATTTCTTGGGTACCGGTCATCTCATGAATATCCAGATAAAGTATCAAAGGCTGCTGCAAACCCACAATAA
- a CDS encoding asparagine synthase-related protein: protein MKIQDTKVKVAVAMSGGVDSSVAALLLKQKGYKVTGITMKIWDCGEERSAAGAVRSKLCCSLRDMDDARAVAAKLDIPHYVVDIRKEFEQRVVRYFCENYS, encoded by the coding sequence ATGAAAATACAAGATACAAAAGTTAAGGTTGCCGTCGCTATGTCCGGAGGAGTGGATTCGTCGGTTGCTGCATTATTGTTAAAACAAAAAGGGTATAAAGTAACAGGGATCACAATGAAGATATGGGATTGCGGGGAGGAACGTAGTGCAGCCGGGGCGGTACGCAGTAAGTTGTGTTGTTCACTCCGTGATATGGATGACGCGCGTGCCGTTGCTGCGAAACTTGATATCCCGCATTACGTAGTTGATATTAGGAAAGAGTTTGAACAAAGAGTGGTACGTTATTTTTGTGAAAACTACAGCA
- a CDS encoding sodium:calcium antiporter — protein MSKEAKNVLFLITVFFLSLQWPVISLLNPQTHIKHNCTYCQQVIIQKSETSECATCRQFYHDTCWNKYGKCSTPNCASEKVELSKTQKLINAMLPGICIFAAAFLLSWAAELAQFYIPKSLAIVFLALIAILPEYAVDMYFAWTAGKDPMYIQYAAANMTGANRLLIGLGWALVVLLFWVKTKKKMIVLGSEHKLEINTLLIATIYSFTLPLKGHIELSDTVILVGLFLYYAYQASKLGVEEPEIEGGPVELLCRAPEPWKAVFTIVLFAIAGSAIFMSAEPFAEGLLDIGEAMKIDKFILVQWIAPLASESPELIVAILFALKAQPELGLQTLISSTINQWTLLVGMLPLIYNISLGRITPMLMDVRQVEELLLTSAQSLYALLVISNFTFSVLEGAIMFILFTVSLAFPSTTVRFAASGAYILMAIFIFLARKRHKPLN, from the coding sequence ATGTCTAAAGAAGCAAAAAATGTCTTGTTTTTAATTACCGTCTTTTTTTTGTCATTACAATGGCCGGTTATTAGTTTATTAAACCCGCAAACACATATAAAACACAATTGCACATACTGCCAACAGGTTATCATCCAGAAATCCGAAACTTCAGAATGCGCCACCTGCAGGCAGTTTTATCATGACACCTGCTGGAACAAGTACGGAAAGTGTTCCACCCCGAACTGCGCAAGCGAAAAAGTTGAACTCTCAAAAACACAAAAACTAATAAACGCCATGCTGCCAGGTATATGCATCTTCGCAGCAGCATTTTTACTTTCCTGGGCAGCCGAACTCGCGCAGTTTTATATCCCGAAATCACTGGCAATCGTTTTTCTTGCGCTTATCGCCATACTCCCTGAATACGCTGTGGACATGTACTTCGCATGGACTGCCGGGAAGGATCCTATGTATATACAATACGCTGCAGCGAATATGACAGGCGCAAACAGGTTACTCATAGGCTTGGGCTGGGCACTGGTCGTACTACTTTTCTGGGTTAAAACAAAGAAGAAAATGATAGTTCTCGGCAGCGAACACAAACTTGAAATCAATACATTACTAATAGCAACCATATATTCATTTACACTGCCATTAAAAGGGCATATTGAACTATCTGACACCGTCATACTAGTCGGTTTGTTTCTATACTACGCATATCAAGCATCCAAACTGGGCGTTGAAGAACCCGAGATTGAAGGCGGCCCGGTAGAACTATTATGCAGAGCACCTGAACCATGGAAAGCGGTCTTTACTATCGTACTTTTTGCAATTGCAGGCAGTGCAATTTTTATGTCCGCAGAACCCTTTGCTGAAGGATTACTTGACATCGGTGAAGCGATGAAGATTGACAAGTTCATTCTGGTACAATGGATAGCGCCGTTAGCATCAGAATCACCGGAACTCATAGTAGCCATACTCTTCGCCTTGAAAGCACAACCTGAACTGGGGTTACAGACACTTATTTCTTCAACGATCAATCAATGGACACTGCTGGTAGGTATGCTGCCGCTGATATATAACATATCACTTGGCCGGATAACACCTATGCTAATGGATGTCCGTCAGGTTGAAGAGTTATTACTAACATCCGCGCAGTCATTATACGCATTACTCGTTATCTCAAACTTTACATTCAGTGTGCTGGAAGGCGCGATTATGTTCATACTTTTTACAGTATCACTCGCGTTTCCATCTACAACTGTAAGGTTTGCAGCTTCAGGTGCGTATATCCTGATGGCAATATTTATCTTTCTTGCAAGAAAAAGACATAAACCTTTGAACTAA
- a CDS encoding phosphoenolpyruvate carboxykinase (GTP), with product MPTLVERWVEEVAKLTKPEKVFWFDGSDEQTRELIRIGLEEEKLNNNPVFRKLNHKIWPNAYFHQSHPNDVARTEHLTFVCHPTKDAAGPNNNWMDPAEAKALLTKLTDGIMRGRTMYVLPYMMGHPDSPYAKACVQVTDSVYVAVSMRIMTRLSKKVLDKIGNTDKFVKGLHSIGDLDDKKRFIMHFPQDSLVWSIGSGYGGNALLGKKCFSLRIASCLGKNEGWLAEHMVIMGIQDPHGKVTYVTAALPSACGKTNLAMLEPALPGYKVWTLGDDIAWMNVGPDGRLWAINPEAGFFGVAPGTSMKTNPNMIRTLKNDKYSPTLFTNTAVDNDTNTPWWEGLDGERPANLTDWQGMPYDAASGKKAAHPNSRFTTSIYNCPMLSEEYDNPQGVPISAIIFGGRRSKLIPLVLESFSWQHGVFLGARMGSETTAAATSAVGVLRRDPMAMLPFCGYNMGEYFRHWLDVGKRLTKPPKIYSVNWFRTDENGKFMWPGFGDNIRVLKWIIERSTSSSGAVQTPAGFVPELSSFDNTGLNVSKDKLTELFDVNLSEWGDEVKDIEKFLTQFGDHMPSELLSEYKNLVSAKK from the coding sequence ATGCCTACATTAGTTGAACGCTGGGTAGAAGAAGTTGCGAAACTTACAAAACCGGAGAAAGTGTTTTGGTTCGATGGATCAGATGAGCAAACCCGTGAATTGATACGTATTGGGCTGGAAGAAGAGAAGTTGAATAATAATCCTGTCTTCAGGAAGCTTAACCATAAAATCTGGCCGAATGCGTATTTCCATCAAAGCCATCCAAATGATGTTGCGAGGACTGAACACCTGACTTTTGTGTGCCATCCTACAAAAGACGCTGCCGGGCCGAATAATAACTGGATGGACCCTGCAGAAGCGAAGGCGTTACTTACAAAACTTACTGACGGAATTATGCGCGGACGGACGATGTATGTATTGCCTTATATGATGGGACATCCGGACTCGCCATACGCAAAAGCGTGTGTACAGGTGACGGATTCTGTATATGTAGCAGTAAGTATGCGTATTATGACAAGGTTATCAAAAAAAGTGCTTGATAAAATCGGTAATACGGATAAGTTTGTTAAAGGGTTGCATTCAATAGGTGATCTTGATGACAAAAAAAGGTTTATCATGCATTTCCCGCAGGATAGTCTTGTATGGAGTATTGGGTCGGGTTATGGCGGGAATGCATTACTAGGGAAAAAATGTTTTTCTTTGCGTATAGCGTCATGTCTTGGTAAGAATGAAGGATGGCTTGCGGAGCATATGGTTATCATGGGAATCCAGGATCCGCATGGTAAGGTTACGTATGTAACCGCTGCATTACCCAGTGCTTGCGGAAAAACTAACCTCGCAATGCTTGAACCGGCATTACCGGGGTATAAGGTCTGGACTTTAGGTGATGATATTGCCTGGATGAACGTCGGGCCGGATGGCAGGTTATGGGCTATAAACCCGGAAGCAGGGTTTTTTGGGGTAGCACCGGGGACGTCAATGAAAACAAATCCTAATATGATTCGTACACTGAAGAATGATAAGTATTCTCCGACATTGTTCACTAATACAGCTGTGGATAATGATACAAATACGCCGTGGTGGGAAGGTCTTGACGGTGAACGCCCGGCTAATCTTACCGACTGGCAGGGTATGCCGTACGATGCGGCTTCCGGGAAAAAAGCTGCACATCCAAACTCAAGGTTTACAACGTCAATCTATAACTGCCCGATGTTATCAGAAGAATATGATAATCCTCAGGGCGTACCAATCTCTGCGATTATTTTTGGGGGACGAAGGTCTAAGTTGATACCATTGGTGCTGGAAAGTTTTAGCTGGCAGCACGGTGTGTTCCTTGGCGCAAGGATGGGTTCTGAAACTACAGCAGCGGCAACGTCAGCAGTTGGAGTTCTACGTCGTGATCCAATGGCAATGCTGCCGTTCTGCGGATACAATATGGGCGAGTATTTCCGTCACTGGCTGGACGTAGGGAAAAGGTTGACAAAACCGCCGAAGATTTATTCTGTTAACTGGTTCCGTACTGATGAAAACGGGAAGTTTATGTGGCCAGGGTTCGGGGATAATATCCGCGTGCTTAAATGGATAATAGAGCGGTCAACATCGTCTTCCGGTGCGGTGCAAACCCCGGCAGGATTTGTGCCGGAACTTAGCAGTTTTGATAATACAGGTTTGAATGTATCTAAAGACAAACTTACTGAACTTTTTGATGTTAACCTGTCCGAATGGGGTGATGAGGTTAAGGATATCGAGAAGTTTCTCACGCAATTCGGGGATCATATGCCTTCAGAATTGTTGAGTGAATACAAAAACCTTGTATCTGCTAAGAAATAA
- a CDS encoding NifU family protein: MKNKVEAVINEIRPRLQADGGDIKLVEITKDGVVKVRLTGACGSCPMAQMTLKMGVEAVLKEKVPEVKSVEAV, encoded by the coding sequence ATGAAGAATAAGGTTGAGGCAGTGATTAACGAAATCAGGCCGAGGTTACAGGCTGACGGCGGGGATATTAAGCTAGTTGAAATAACAAAAGATGGTGTTGTGAAAGTACGCCTTACCGGTGCGTGCGGTTCGTGCCCAATGGCGCAGATGACGTTAAAAATGGGTGTTGAGGCGGTACTCAAAGAAAAAGTTCCTGAAGTAAAATCAGTTGAAGCAGTCTAG